In Methanothermococcus thermolithotrophicus DSM 2095, one DNA window encodes the following:
- a CDS encoding exonuclease SbcCD subunit D gives MQFVHISDNHLGYRQYNIDEREKDLYDSFNQCIDKIIEIKPDFVVHSGDLFDGPEPPINAIYTAMQGFSRLKEHNIPIYIIHGNHDKPKRITKGSPFKILKNVLGSYLRVFTEKTKFHVHDGEVFIGGINHTVKNKIGDVYTNLEIINNESKDYKKKILLFHQNVYPYLPEYELQLNDFPGEFDYFAGGHIHQRALKPAGEESGVFAYSGSTEIISYDEYRDYEKNGKGFYLVDMSGDFDINDVESIHIKCRDFIIDWEIKSESELKEFLNTLNNHNQKKPVIHCKTTRQFYETLNEILKEKSLYYKLNVLEDSEESAHIVNINENIDEVFKEYLRNKKFDVDFVYELYRKVLNGDEDCLPYVEDYFKKEYSHLKD, from the coding sequence ATGCAGTTCGTACATATATCTGATAATCATCTTGGATATAGGCAATACAATATTGACGAAAGGGAGAAAGACCTATATGATTCTTTTAATCAATGTATTGATAAAATAATAGAGATAAAGCCTGATTTTGTGGTTCACAGCGGTGATTTATTTGATGGTCCCGAACCACCCATTAATGCAATATACACAGCTATGCAAGGATTTTCCAGACTTAAAGAACATAATATTCCCATCTATATAATACATGGAAACCATGATAAGCCCAAGAGAATTACTAAAGGATCCCCATTTAAGATTTTAAAGAATGTATTAGGGAGTTACTTAAGGGTATTCACAGAAAAAACGAAGTTTCATGTTCACGATGGGGAAGTATTTATTGGAGGCATTAACCACACTGTGAAAAATAAAATAGGTGACGTATATACAAATCTTGAGATTATCAACAACGAATCAAAGGATTACAAAAAGAAAATTCTTTTATTCCACCAAAATGTCTATCCATATCTTCCAGAGTATGAATTACAACTAAATGACTTTCCAGGGGAATTTGACTATTTTGCAGGAGGGCATATCCACCAAAGGGCGCTGAAACCTGCCGGAGAGGAGAGTGGAGTTTTTGCCTACAGTGGTTCAACTGAAATTATTTCTTACGATGAATACCGTGACTATGAAAAAAATGGAAAAGGATTTTATTTGGTGGACATGAGTGGAGATTTTGATATTAACGATGTCGAAAGCATACATATTAAATGCAGAGATTTTATCATAGATTGGGAAATCAAAAGTGAAAGCGAACTTAAGGAATTTTTAAACACGCTAAACAACCATAATCAAAAAAAGCCAGTGATACATTGTAAAACCACCAGACAGTTTTACGAAACTTTAAACGAAATTTTAAAGGAAAAATCTTTGTACTACAAGTTAAATGTTCTTGAGGACTCCGAAGAATCTGCCCATATAGTAAATATAAATGAAAATATTGATGAAGTGTTTAAAGAATACCTTCGAAATAAAAAGTTTGATGTAGATTTTGTTTATGAACTTTACCGAAAAGTTTTAAACGGCGATGAAGACTGTCTCCCCTATGTTGAGGACTATTTTAAAAAAGAGTATAGTCATTTGAAAGATTGA
- a CDS encoding RlmF-related methyltransferase — MELGLKIEDALKVNKDLEKYVFYKDGKPKIDFKNKEALYHYNKAILKELFSIELEFHADALIPTPINRFMFVKNVFDKFNATTEGNGIKKVLEIGTGSGIISIMIAKYYGCEVYATETIDDYIRLATENVGRNNLSNKIKIINSRGKIINGIEELENEKFDLIISYPPFYGVNSVPSKRSFGGALATDVELIGGGKYGEEFSLKIIEEGINYLNKNGLIAIMFPHKPLERRILVEDKIKEVGLKLEKDEIKTGKRIRHIIKGRLCSCSANDYD, encoded by the coding sequence ATGGAATTGGGATTAAAAATAGAAGATGCGCTAAAAGTAAACAAAGATTTAGAAAAATACGTTTTTTACAAGGATGGAAAGCCTAAAATAGATTTTAAAAATAAAGAGGCTTTATACCATTATAACAAGGCGATTTTGAAAGAATTGTTTAGCATAGAACTTGAATTTCACGCTGACGCCCTCATACCAACACCAATAAACAGATTCATGTTTGTGAAGAATGTATTTGATAAATTCAATGCAACCACGGAAGGTAATGGCATAAAAAAGGTTTTGGAGATTGGCACAGGCTCAGGGATAATTTCCATAATGATTGCAAAGTACTATGGGTGTGAGGTTTACGCTACCGAAACAATAGATGACTACATACGCCTTGCAACTGAAAATGTAGGGAGAAATAACCTATCCAACAAGATAAAAATAATTAATTCGAGGGGCAAAATAATTAATGGAATTGAAGAGTTAGAAAATGAAAAGTTTGACTTGATAATTTCCTATCCTCCGTTTTATGGGGTTAATTCCGTACCTTCAAAGAGGAGTTTTGGAGGAGCTCTTGCTACGGACGTGGAGTTAATAGGTGGTGGAAAGTATGGTGAAGAATTTTCTTTAAAAATCATAGAGGAAGGGATTAACTATCTAAATAAAAATGGATTAATAGCAATTATGTTCCCACACAAACCATTAGAACGAAGAATTTTAGTAGAAGATAAAATAAAAGAAGTGGGTTTAAAATTAGAAAAGGATGAAATAAAAACTGGGAAAAGAATAAGGCACATAATTAAGGGACGTCTTTGTAGTTGTTCTGCAAATGACTATGACTAA
- a CDS encoding DUF2115 domain-containing protein: MNSKRLFAELKTKAHEFSIYDLMNVRIYLEKEMKYLPKDYQEGYMKDTIEYFLDTLKEIKGKKEEEIENFEIEEEKLKNLLERIDRFSKGIPEEKSFMKLSKIVVPYLVFIAKKPLHALTTRFPGGLTITKKNGEYYCPVKNRQTNEYSLCEFCICKDLKEI, from the coding sequence ATGAACAGCAAGAGACTATTTGCTGAGCTGAAAACAAAGGCCCATGAATTCAGTATATATGATTTAATGAATGTTAGAATATATCTAGAAAAGGAGATGAAGTATCTGCCTAAGGATTACCAGGAAGGATATATGAAAGACACCATTGAATATTTTTTAGATACCTTAAAGGAGATAAAAGGAAAAAAAGAAGAAGAAATAGAAAATTTTGAAATTGAAGAAGAAAAATTAAAAAATTTATTGGAACGAATAGACAGATTTAGTAAAGGAATACCTGAAGAAAAATCTTTCATGAAGCTATCAAAAATTGTAGTTCCATATTTGGTTTTTATTGCTAAAAAACCATTGCACGCCTTAACTACACGGTTTCCAGGTGGTTTAACAATCACCAAAAAAAATGGAGAATATTACTGCCCCGTAAAAAATAGACAAACTAACGAATACTCATTATGCGAATTTTGTATTTGTAAGGACCTTAAAGAAATTTAA
- a CDS encoding TIGR00267 family protein, which yields MVSLKDTISSFKMGTFDMRYVIRGLIDGSLSTLGVVIGASSGDPSIIIAAGIGGGLANGISNILGALTAERAMLEGQRGLQEKTLLKEDGYLKKTLFYKKALNETLFSGVIDGISTMVGSIVPVIPFFLFKPTTAILVAILVTLAILFGLGIFIGRLSKENLVLAGLKMVLGGVLVAIVCFAVENMFN from the coding sequence ATGGTGAGCTTAAAAGATACTATATCGAGTTTTAAAATGGGAACATTTGACATGAGGTATGTAATAAGAGGGCTTATTGATGGTTCATTATCCACATTAGGTGTGGTAATAGGGGCCAGTAGTGGTGACCCTTCGATAATAATCGCCGCGGGGATTGGTGGAGGATTGGCAAACGGAATATCAAATATTTTAGGGGCATTAACTGCAGAAAGAGCCATGTTAGAAGGGCAAAGGGGGCTCCAGGAAAAAACACTCTTAAAAGAAGATGGTTACTTAAAGAAGACTCTATTCTATAAAAAGGCATTAAATGAAACCCTATTTAGTGGTGTAATTGATGGAATTTCAACAATGGTTGGTTCTATCGTTCCAGTGATTCCATTTTTCTTATTCAAACCAACTACTGCCATTTTGGTAGCTATACTGGTAACCCTGGCCATACTTTTTGGATTGGGAATATTTATTGGAAGACTATCAAAGGAAAACTTGGTATTAGCTGGTTTGAAAATGGTATTGGGCGGCGTACTGGTAGCTATTGTATGTTTTGCAGTTGAAAATATGTTTAACTAA
- a CDS encoding SulP family inorganic anion transporter: protein MIKKIQTNTAEQAKNKIVDLVIPKSSNLKNDVLSGLTVALALVPEAIAFSFVVGVDPKIGLYAAFMMGLIAAVLGGRPGMISGATGAVAVIFAPLVITQVKIGGMDQALGYLFAAVALMGVIQILFGLFRVGKFVRLIPHPVMLGFVNGLAIIIFMSQLGQFYTGTGPDATLLPTPTLLIMFALIALTMIISRFLPRITKAVPATLAAIVVVTVISYFLNHSGYEVLTVLDFVKMIDPTKTTVAASLPSFSIPNIPFTMEALKTILPYSILAAAVGLIESLMTMRLIDELTETRGRGNKECVGQGIANLVNGFFGGMGGCAMIGQSMINVRAGGRGRASGIAAAIFLLIFVVWGSSLIELIPLAALVGVMFMVVIGTFEWSSFRIIRQIPKSDAIILILVSAITVIYDLAIAVFAGIIVSALAFAWEHGKHIRAEKETRGNKKVYRLDGPLFFASATSFKDLFDFRNDPDDVVIDFKKSRVCDHSAIEAINNITERYAQYGKRLHLLNLSDDCYKLIKKADNIVEVSVIDNIIWPVADDRLG, encoded by the coding sequence ATGATTAAAAAAATTCAAACAAATACTGCTGAACAGGCGAAAAATAAAATAGTGGATTTAGTAATACCGAAGTCGAGTAACCTTAAAAATGATGTATTATCGGGGCTAACCGTTGCCTTGGCGCTGGTTCCAGAAGCAATTGCATTTTCATTTGTGGTTGGAGTAGATCCAAAAATAGGACTTTATGCAGCATTTATGATGGGCTTAATTGCGGCAGTATTGGGCGGTCGTCCCGGGATGATTTCAGGAGCAACTGGGGCTGTGGCAGTTATTTTTGCCCCATTGGTAATAACCCAGGTAAAAATCGGTGGGATGGATCAAGCCCTTGGATACCTTTTTGCAGCAGTTGCACTTATGGGTGTAATTCAAATATTATTTGGACTGTTTCGTGTTGGAAAGTTTGTAAGGCTCATTCCACACCCTGTCATGCTCGGTTTTGTTAACGGTCTTGCCATTATCATATTTATGTCCCAACTTGGACAGTTCTATACTGGTACAGGACCTGATGCAACACTGCTTCCCACCCCAACACTGTTAATTATGTTTGCACTCATTGCACTAACAATGATTATTAGCAGATTCCTTCCAAGGATTACAAAAGCAGTGCCTGCCACACTAGCAGCAATAGTTGTAGTTACAGTTATTTCATACTTTTTAAACCATTCTGGTTATGAAGTTCTTACAGTACTTGACTTTGTAAAGATGATCGACCCAACAAAAACAACTGTTGCAGCATCATTACCGTCATTCAGCATTCCGAATATTCCTTTCACAATGGAAGCTCTTAAAACAATACTGCCCTATTCAATACTTGCTGCAGCTGTAGGTTTGATTGAATCCCTTATGACTATGAGGCTTATTGATGAGCTCACTGAAACACGGGGAAGAGGAAACAAAGAGTGTGTTGGTCAGGGTATAGCAAACTTAGTTAATGGTTTCTTTGGAGGTATGGGAGGCTGTGCCATGATTGGCCAGAGCATGATTAACGTACGGGCAGGAGGTAGAGGACGAGCTTCGGGAATTGCCGCTGCAATATTTCTACTGATATTCGTAGTATGGGGGTCATCCCTTATAGAGCTCATACCACTTGCTGCACTCGTTGGTGTGATGTTTATGGTAGTTATAGGCACTTTTGAATGGTCGAGCTTCCGTATTATTAGACAAATTCCAAAATCAGATGCCATTATTCTCATATTGGTATCTGCCATAACTGTAATTTACGATTTAGCAATTGCTGTTTTTGCGGGAATCATTGTATCAGCTCTTGCATTTGCATGGGAGCATGGGAAACACATACGTGCCGAGAAAGAGACGAGAGGGAACAAAAAAGTATATAGACTTGATGGACCCCTTTTCTTTGCATCTGCAACATCATTCAAGGATTTATTTGATTTTCGGAATGACCCAGATGATGTTGTAATAGATTTTAAAAAATCACGGGTCTGTGACCATTCGGCAATTGAAGCAATTAACAATATTACTGAAAGATATGCCCAATATGGAAAAAGACTACATCTTCTTAATCTAAGCGATGACTGTTATAAATTAATTAAAAAAGCAGATAACATTGTTGAAGTGAGTGTTATAGATAATATAATATGGCCGGTGGCCGATGATAGGCTGGGATAA
- a CDS encoding KEOPS complex subunit Pcc1 — translation MIEFKMEIPASEEIFKSLEVDDVSDGLIIKTTYDKNLRNLKLLIKTNSVGSLKNILDDYFINYDMAIDIIGINEK, via the coding sequence ATGATAGAATTTAAAATGGAAATTCCGGCAAGTGAGGAAATATTTAAAAGTTTAGAAGTTGATGATGTATCCGATGGGTTGATTATAAAAACTACCTATGATAAAAACTTAAGAAACTTAAAATTATTGATAAAAACAAATTCAGTAGGTTCATTAAAAAACATACTTGACGATTATTTTATCAATTATGATATGGCAATTGATATTATTGGAATAAATGAAAAATAA
- a CDS encoding U32 family peptidase, with amino-acid sequence MVELLSPARDLTCLKTAFKYGADAVYCGLKELNMRATAKNFEKEDLKEGIAFAHDMDKKVYLCTNTVVYENDLEKLNDILDFANSAEVDALIVSDLGTMELAKDYGLEVHMSVQTNITNSLTARFYSKFAKRIILSRELTLNQINEIRNNLKKQNIDLELEGFVHGALCVAVSGRCFLSSYLFNRHANCGDCLQPCRRNWKLVNEHVDGTHEVVCEGKYLLSPKDLCTIEHIPELMEALDSFKIEGRAKNVDYVMRVTKVYRTAIDSVIDGTYEEKLPYFKKELEKVYNREYDTGFYFRDVKKSHDFQYEKEGNVSNYKKIEIGSVVNYYKKVGVAEIKLINDLKVGDTVLIVGNKTGCVEEEIVSMEINHKSVEVAKKGESVGVKLKNVVRENDKVYILIGVSEANEELRKS; translated from the coding sequence ATGGTAGAATTATTATCTCCAGCAAGGGATTTAACCTGCTTAAAAACGGCATTTAAATATGGTGCAGATGCAGTTTACTGCGGATTAAAGGAATTAAACATGCGAGCAACGGCTAAAAACTTTGAAAAAGAAGATTTAAAAGAGGGAATAGCATTTGCCCACGATATGGATAAAAAAGTTTACCTATGCACAAATACGGTAGTTTATGAAAACGATTTAGAAAAATTAAATGACATCCTGGATTTTGCAAATAGTGCCGAAGTTGATGCTTTAATTGTAAGTGATTTGGGAACAATGGAACTTGCAAAAGACTATGGATTGGAAGTTCACATGAGTGTTCAAACAAACATTACCAACTCTTTAACTGCAAGGTTTTATTCAAAATTTGCAAAAAGAATAATCCTATCTAGAGAGCTCACCTTAAATCAAATAAATGAAATAAGGAACAATTTAAAAAAACAAAATATCGATTTAGAACTTGAAGGTTTTGTTCACGGAGCTCTATGTGTTGCAGTAAGTGGAAGGTGCTTCCTGAGCTCCTACTTATTTAACAGGCATGCAAATTGTGGAGACTGTCTTCAACCGTGCAGAAGAAACTGGAAACTTGTAAATGAACATGTTGATGGAACCCATGAGGTTGTATGTGAGGGTAAATATTTGTTATCCCCTAAAGATTTATGTACTATCGAACATATCCCTGAGCTCATGGAAGCTTTAGACAGTTTTAAAATAGAGGGAAGGGCAAAGAACGTTGATTATGTCATGAGGGTAACCAAAGTATATAGAACTGCCATAGATTCCGTAATAGATGGTACTTATGAAGAAAAACTGCCGTACTTTAAAAAAGAACTTGAAAAAGTCTATAACAGGGAGTATGATACCGGTTTTTACTTCAGGGATGTTAAAAAATCTCACGACTTCCAGTATGAAAAAGAAGGAAACGTTTCAAATTATAAAAAAATCGAAATTGGCTCTGTTGTTAACTACTACAAAAAAGTAGGTGTAGCGGAAATAAAATTAATAAATGACTTGAAAGTAGGGGATACAGTCTTAATCGTAGGGAATAAAACCGGATGTGTGGAAGAGGAAATAGTTTCGATGGAAATAAATCATAAATCCGTAGAAGTTGCTAAAAAAGGAGAAAGTGTGGGAGTTAAATTAAAAAACGTTGTTAGGGAAAACGATAAGGTATATATTTTAATCGGAGTGAGCGAAGCGAACGAAGAGTTACGAAAATCATGA
- a CDS encoding radical SAM protein, whose amino-acid sequence MDKNKMSKFAHITKVHPCYNEKIHDKIGRVHLPVAPKCNIACRFCKRCVGEESCCEDRPGVAQHIMKPEEVEPYLQELLKKMPNLKVVGIAGPGDSLFNKETFETFEIIDEKFPDLVKCLSTNGLLLSKHAKKLADLGIKTVTVTVNAVDPKILKEIVDWVYYDGKVHKGEEGAEILIKNQIEGVQKAYDLDIVVKINTVLIPEINLNHVVEVSKTFKDVAYMQNIIPLIPMYKMENLSRPTCDEISNVRDAAEEYLHQFRSCQQCRADAAGLLHETEHLNKKGKKLDVYDLKHFSH is encoded by the coding sequence ATGGATAAAAATAAGATGTCGAAATTTGCACATATAACTAAAGTTCATCCTTGTTACAATGAAAAAATTCACGATAAAATAGGAAGGGTACATCTTCCAGTGGCACCTAAATGTAATATAGCGTGCAGATTCTGTAAGAGGTGCGTGGGTGAAGAGTCATGCTGTGAAGATAGACCAGGGGTAGCACAGCATATAATGAAACCAGAGGAAGTTGAACCTTATCTGCAAGAGTTACTTAAAAAAATGCCCAACTTAAAAGTTGTAGGGATAGCAGGACCTGGGGACAGTTTATTTAACAAAGAAACTTTTGAAACCTTTGAAATTATAGATGAAAAGTTCCCGGATTTGGTAAAGTGTCTGTCCACAAATGGTCTTCTGCTTTCAAAGCATGCTAAAAAACTGGCAGATTTGGGTATAAAAACTGTGACAGTTACAGTTAATGCAGTAGATCCAAAGATATTAAAAGAAATTGTAGATTGGGTTTACTACGACGGTAAGGTGCACAAAGGGGAAGAAGGAGCAGAGATATTAATTAAAAACCAGATTGAAGGGGTTCAAAAGGCCTATGATTTAGACATTGTTGTAAAGATAAATACAGTTTTGATTCCTGAAATAAATCTAAATCACGTGGTAGAGGTTTCAAAAACATTTAAAGATGTTGCATATATGCAAAATATAATCCCACTTATACCAATGTACAAGATGGAGAATTTAAGTAGGCCAACCTGCGATGAAATAAGCAACGTAAGGGATGCTGCTGAAGAATACTTGCACCAATTCAGATCATGTCAGCAGTGTAGGGCAGATGCTGCTGGTTTGTTACATGAAACGGAACATTTAAATAAAAAAGGAAAGAAACTAGATGTGTATGATTTAAAGCATTTCTCACACTAA
- a CDS encoding ACT domain-containing protein, whose protein sequence is MERAVITVTGMDRTGIVASISNTLAENDVNILDIRQTIMDDLFTMIMLVDISKIDFIKLKEELDKLGEKIGVKIIAQHEDIFRYMHRI, encoded by the coding sequence ATGGAAAGAGCTGTTATCACAGTTACAGGAATGGATAGGACCGGAATTGTTGCAAGTATTTCAAATACTCTTGCAGAGAACGATGTTAATATATTGGACATAAGGCAAACGATAATGGATGATCTTTTTACCATGATCATGCTTGTTGATATTTCAAAAATCGACTTTATAAAATTAAAAGAAGAATTGGACAAATTAGGGGAAAAAATAGGCGTTAAAATTATAGCCCAACATGAAGATATTTTCAGATATATGCACAGAATTTAA
- a CDS encoding methanogenesis marker 17 protein — protein MAYIDVDCKDETGKRIYSKIIQTSLEDLVLGKSIVKVKMICREEEPFFIIGVLPKSTSKLIKLTDVANIEEVQEKNGKKIYKLRIEDETYAPQLFEKINIIDQPSRFEVYTDTPVDQDMIIHDAKDDFIAKVLDFMNRVFPEGMRIRKTLHGKAIIMIASERPIEEEWTKKGLELKEELESSK, from the coding sequence GTGGCTTATATCGATGTGGACTGCAAAGATGAAACTGGAAAAAGAATATATAGCAAGATTATTCAAACCTCACTTGAAGATTTAGTTTTAGGAAAGTCTATTGTAAAGGTAAAGATGATATGTAGGGAAGAAGAACCTTTTTTTATAATTGGAGTACTACCTAAATCAACATCAAAGTTAATAAAACTCACCGATGTGGCAAATATTGAAGAGGTACAGGAAAAAAATGGTAAAAAAATCTACAAGTTAAGGATAGAAGACGAAACATATGCACCGCAGCTCTTTGAAAAGATAAATATAATAGACCAGCCTTCGAGATTTGAAGTTTATACAGATACTCCTGTGGACCAAGACATGATAATTCATGATGCAAAAGATGACTTTATAGCCAAAGTTCTTGACTTCATGAATAGAGTATTTCCAGAAGGCATGAGAATTAGAAAAACACTCCATGGAAAGGCCATAATTATGATTGCATCAGAACGGCCTATTGAAGAGGAGTGGACTAAAAAAGGTCTTGAGTTGAAAGAAGAATTAGAATCAAGTAAATAA
- a CDS encoding MoaD/ThiS family protein, with protein sequence MKVFVDKMGEKFEVELPENSTVKDLLEKLDLEDYLVVKGGEILSEHEKISDSDKLRLVPVVSGG encoded by the coding sequence TTGAAGGTTTTTGTTGACAAAATGGGGGAAAAGTTCGAAGTTGAGTTACCTGAAAACTCGACTGTAAAGGATTTACTTGAAAAGCTAGACTTAGAAGACTATTTAGTTGTTAAGGGTGGAGAAATACTATCCGAACATGAAAAAATAAGCGATAGTGATAAATTAAGATTGGTTCCTGTTGTATCTGGCGGTTAA
- the ilvC gene encoding ketol-acid reductoisomerase has protein sequence MMKVFYDSDTTFDAVKDKTIAVIGYGSQGRAQSLNMKDSGLKVVVGLRPNGASWNKAKEDGHEVLSIEEAAEKADIIHILIPDEIQGDVYNKQIKPYLKEGKTLSFSHGYNIHYGYIVPPEGVNVVMVAPKSPGAMVRRTYEEGFGVPGLVCVEKDATGDALDIALGMAKGVGLTRAGVIQTTFREETETDLFGEQAVLCGGVTELIKAGFETLVEAGYSPEMAYFETCHELKLIIDLIYQKGFAGMWNDVSNTAEYGGLTRRSRVINEQSRQEMRKILKEIQDGRFTKEWALENISGKAHLNSMRRIESELLIEEVGAKLRKMCGLQKD, from the coding sequence ATAATGAAGGTATTCTATGATTCAGATACAACATTTGATGCTGTAAAAGATAAAACAATAGCTGTAATCGGATATGGTAGCCAAGGAAGAGCTCAGTCATTAAACATGAAAGATAGTGGATTAAAAGTTGTTGTAGGTTTAAGACCAAACGGAGCTTCATGGAACAAAGCAAAAGAAGATGGCCATGAAGTATTATCAATAGAAGAGGCTGCAGAAAAAGCAGATATAATCCACATATTAATACCAGACGAAATCCAAGGTGACGTTTACAACAAACAAATAAAACCATACTTAAAAGAAGGAAAAACATTAAGCTTCTCACACGGTTACAACATTCACTATGGATACATTGTTCCTCCTGAGGGGGTAAACGTTGTTATGGTTGCTCCAAAATCACCTGGAGCTATGGTTAGGAGAACATACGAAGAAGGATTTGGAGTTCCAGGGTTAGTTTGTGTTGAAAAGGATGCTACAGGAGATGCTTTAGATATTGCATTAGGTATGGCAAAAGGTGTTGGATTAACAAGAGCAGGTGTAATTCAAACAACATTTAGAGAAGAAACCGAAACAGATTTATTTGGAGAACAGGCAGTATTGTGCGGCGGTGTAACTGAATTAATTAAGGCAGGATTTGAAACACTTGTTGAAGCAGGATATTCACCAGAAATGGCATATTTTGAAACATGCCACGAGTTAAAATTAATTATCGACTTAATATACCAAAAAGGATTTGCAGGAATGTGGAATGACGTAAGTAACACCGCAGAATACGGTGGATTGACAAGAAGAAGCAGAGTAATAAATGAACAATCAAGACAGGAAATGAGAAAAATTTTAAAAGAAATCCAAGATGGAAGATTTACCAAAGAATGGGCACTTGAAAACATCTCAGGAAAAGCTCACTTAAATTCAATGAGAAGAATAGAATCAGAATTATTGATCGAAGAAGTTGGGGCCAAATTAAGAAAAATGTGCGGTTTACAAAAAGATTAA
- the ilvN gene encoding acetolactate synthase small subunit has protein sequence MEHKHVISVLVLHRPGVLQRISGLFTRRWFNISSITVGITENPDIARMTIVVKGDDETLEQVIKQLNKLVEVIKVSDLDDKNTVKRELCLIKVYAPTENSKSQVIQYTNIFRGKIVDLSTEALTVEITGDEDKINAFIDLVKPMGIKEMARTGLTALVRGSKILKSNKK, from the coding sequence ATGGAACACAAACATGTTATTTCAGTTTTGGTTTTACACAGGCCGGGAGTTCTTCAGAGGATTTCTGGCCTTTTTACTAGAAGATGGTTTAATATTTCAAGTATTACTGTGGGGATCACTGAGAATCCAGACATTGCTAGAATGACCATTGTAGTTAAAGGAGATGATGAAACTCTAGAGCAGGTTATAAAACAGCTAAATAAGCTTGTAGAGGTTATCAAAGTCAGTGATTTAGATGATAAAAATACGGTAAAAAGAGAATTATGCCTTATCAAAGTATATGCCCCAACTGAAAACAGTAAATCCCAGGTTATTCAATACACCAATATATTTAGGGGTAAAATTGTAGATTTAAGTACTGAAGCTCTAACTGTGGAAATAACCGGGGACGAAGATAAAATTAACGCATTTATCGATTTGGTTAAACCGATGGGCATTAAAGAAATGGCACGAACAGGGCTAACTGCACTTGTAAGAGGTTCAAAGATATTAAAATCAAATAAAAAATAA